A genomic segment from Desulfarculaceae bacterium encodes:
- a CDS encoding ABC transporter substrate-binding protein, with product MRKVIIVGMVLLLAVFTATASLAGGTIKLAVMEPFSGAFKDIGDRYLEGVQYAAEVINKAGGLNGQKVEVIAVDSELKPAVATRKATKLMMKKGVKYFMGGAGSSVGGAVTTLASKNDGMFISYGMAAASFTGSKCNKHFFRACANTDTQSYALANWVASQGFTKVFTIAQDYSFGQQATAAFIKKLAELNPKAKIVGKVLHPIGTKDFAPYVSQIINSGAEVVFTSNWGSDMALLLKQAKPLGLKAKFACYFANDENVIKAVANDEAVIGSVGAEIYMVTIPGKANKEFVDGFKKAKGYYPTWLRGKSYLATMFWAEAVKKAGTAKVSDVIKAWEGLTYDGPAGKWTMRACDHQVQQPIWIAPVVAKNPYFPHAFVGTPTMVPAEKIAVPCGETGCPGLDK from the coding sequence ATGCGTAAAGTAATTATTGTGGGAATGGTCCTGCTGCTGGCGGTGTTCACCGCCACGGCGTCCCTGGCGGGAGGGACCATCAAACTGGCGGTGATGGAGCCGTTCTCCGGCGCCTTCAAGGACATCGGCGACCGCTACCTGGAAGGGGTGCAGTACGCCGCCGAGGTCATCAACAAGGCCGGCGGCCTCAACGGCCAAAAGGTCGAGGTGATCGCGGTGGACAGCGAGCTGAAACCCGCCGTGGCCACCCGCAAGGCCACCAAGCTGATGATGAAGAAAGGCGTCAAGTACTTCATGGGCGGCGCCGGCAGCTCGGTGGGCGGCGCCGTGACCACCCTGGCTTCCAAAAACGACGGCATGTTCATCTCCTACGGCATGGCCGCGGCCAGCTTTACCGGCAGCAAGTGCAACAAGCACTTCTTCCGGGCCTGCGCCAACACCGACACCCAGTCCTACGCTTTGGCCAACTGGGTGGCCAGCCAGGGCTTCACCAAGGTCTTCACCATCGCCCAGGACTACTCCTTCGGCCAGCAGGCCACCGCGGCCTTCATCAAGAAGCTGGCCGAGCTCAACCCGAAGGCCAAGATCGTGGGCAAGGTGCTGCATCCCATCGGCACCAAGGACTTCGCCCCCTACGTCAGCCAGATCATCAACTCGGGCGCCGAGGTGGTGTTCACCTCCAACTGGGGCAGCGACATGGCCCTGCTGCTCAAGCAGGCCAAGCCCCTGGGCCTCAAGGCCAAGTTCGCCTGCTACTTTGCCAACGACGAGAACGTGATCAAGGCCGTGGCCAACGACGAGGCCGTTATCGGCAGCGTGGGCGCCGAGATCTACATGGTCACCATCCCCGGCAAGGCCAACAAGGAGTTCGTGGATGGTTTCAAGAAGGCCAAGGGCTACTACCCCACCTGGCTGCGGGGCAAGTCCTACCTGGCCACCATGTTCTGGGCTGAGGCTGTGAAAAAGGCCGGCACCGCCAAGGTGAGTGACGTCATTAAGGCTTGGGAAGGCCTTACCTACGACGGGCCGGCCGGGAAATGGACCATGCGTGCTTGCGACCACCAGGTGCAGCAGCCTATCTGGATCGCACCGGTGGTGGCCAAGAACCCCTACTTCCCCCACGCTTTCGTGGGGACCCCCACCATGGTGCCCGCGGAGAAGATCGCGGTGCCTTGCGGGGAAACCGGGTGCCCTGGCCTGGACAAGTAG
- a CDS encoding ABC transporter ATP-binding protein, with protein sequence MILQVNDLHSYYGKSHVLQGVNLELARGGLACLLGRNGVGKSTTLMSIMGMVKPRQGSVRFKDQELVGRQPFQISQLGLGYVPEERRIFKSLTVLENLRIGIKPHRGDLAYEPWTVERVFDSFGRLAERRDNKGGHLSGGEQQMLTMARTLMGNPDLILVDEPTEGLAPLVAEAVLEMLAAISHSGVTILMVEQNYKAALKLAGSFFIMSKGRIVFQGDGQELVAAEEVRQTYLEV encoded by the coding sequence ATGATTCTCCAGGTCAACGATCTGCACAGCTATTACGGTAAAAGCCACGTCCTGCAGGGGGTGAACCTGGAGCTGGCCCGGGGCGGCCTGGCCTGCCTCCTGGGGCGCAACGGAGTGGGCAAGTCCACCACCTTGATGTCGATCATGGGCATGGTGAAGCCGCGCCAAGGCAGCGTGCGCTTCAAGGACCAGGAATTGGTGGGGCGCCAGCCCTTCCAGATCTCCCAGCTGGGCCTGGGCTACGTGCCCGAGGAGCGGCGCATTTTCAAATCGCTCACCGTGCTGGAAAACCTTCGCATCGGAATCAAGCCTCACCGCGGGGACCTCGCTTACGAGCCCTGGACCGTGGAGAGGGTCTTCGATTCCTTCGGCCGCCTGGCCGAGCGGCGGGACAACAAGGGGGGCCATCTGTCGGGCGGGGAGCAGCAGATGCTCACCATGGCCCGCACCCTGATGGGCAACCCCGACCTGATCCTGGTGGACGAACCCACCGAGGGGCTGGCCCCCCTGGTGGCCGAGGCGGTCTTGGAGATGCTGGCCGCCATCAGCCACAGCGGGGTGACCATTCTGATGGTGGAGCAGAACTACAAGGCGGCCCTGAAGCTGGCCGGAAGCTTTTTCATCATGTCCAAGGGGCGCATCGTTTTCCAGGGCGACGGACAGGAGTTGGTCGCCGCTGAAGAGGTGCGCCAGACATACCTGGAGGTTTAA
- a CDS encoding ABC transporter ATP-binding protein — protein MRTTEDPILKVDEVRKNFSGLQVLTGVNFEVGARERFAVIGPNGAGKTTLFNVISGKFPATSGAVIFKDRDISSSNAYTRARLGMARSFQITNIFSQLTAFDNVLAGVRSKQGLRYNLLKRPHQDKQLAQRSEEILERIGLLEYRDVPAQELAYGQQRALELGVTLSCDPELVLLDEPTAGMSRKETEDSIQMIGRVTENIACIIIEHDMNVVFTLADRISVLHYGVILACGDPEEIRCDQRVKDAYLGEGTE, from the coding sequence ATGAGAACCACTGAGGATCCCATTCTGAAAGTAGACGAGGTCCGCAAGAACTTCTCGGGCCTTCAGGTGCTCACCGGGGTCAACTTCGAAGTGGGGGCGCGGGAGCGTTTCGCGGTCATCGGCCCCAACGGCGCGGGAAAAACCACCCTGTTCAACGTGATCAGCGGCAAGTTCCCCGCCACCTCGGGCGCGGTGATCTTCAAGGACCGCGATATTTCCTCGTCAAATGCCTACACCCGGGCCCGCCTGGGCATGGCGCGCTCTTTCCAGATCACCAACATCTTTTCGCAGCTCACGGCCTTTGACAACGTCCTGGCCGGGGTCCGCTCCAAACAGGGCCTGCGCTACAACCTGCTCAAGCGCCCTCATCAAGACAAGCAGTTGGCCCAACGCAGCGAGGAGATACTGGAGCGCATCGGCCTGCTGGAGTATCGGGACGTCCCGGCCCAGGAGCTGGCCTATGGTCAGCAACGGGCCCTGGAGCTGGGGGTGACCCTCTCCTGCGACCCCGAGCTGGTGCTCTTGGACGAGCCCACCGCGGGCATGAGCCGCAAGGAGACCGAGGACTCCATCCAGATGATAGGCCGAGTGACCGAAAACATCGCCTGCATCATCATCGAGCATGACATGAACGTGGTATTCACCCTGGCCGACCGCATCTCCGTGTTGCACTACGGGGTCATCCTGGCCTGCGGCGACCCCGAGGAAATCCGCTGCGACCAAAGGGTCAAGGATGCCTACCTGGGGGAGGGAACCGAATGA
- a CDS encoding branched-chain amino acid ABC transporter permease, whose product MPAAKSAVSRWGLPLGLALLAAMPWIMPPFQLRLITEAIIFSLYAVSYNLLLGYAGLLSFGHAMFFGVGAFATALALNHLAGIPLFLAVALGTGFTAMVGLVVGLLLLRVKGTPFALLTLAFNALVFAIAVKWHTVTGGDDGLSISPPAVNLGLFQLSPSNPIDMYYLTVVVIGLAVAYCWYFTRTAMGQSVLLIRENEERMRFLGYNTNVARLNLFIIAGALAGLAGSFYAVFNSFVSQDAVSIAMTTKVLLMTYIGGTASFVGPIVGAVFYTYVQDFLSDLTENWPLIMGVLFILMVLFAPGGLSGLAKSLAARLRGANNHERGPDENH is encoded by the coding sequence ATGCCCGCCGCCAAATCCGCCGTATCCCGCTGGGGTTTGCCCCTGGGCCTGGCCCTGTTGGCGGCCATGCCCTGGATCATGCCGCCCTTTCAACTGCGCCTGATCACCGAGGCCATAATCTTTTCCCTCTACGCGGTGAGCTACAACCTGCTGTTGGGTTATGCCGGCCTGCTTTCCTTTGGGCACGCCATGTTCTTCGGGGTGGGGGCCTTTGCCACGGCCCTGGCCTTGAACCACCTGGCCGGCATCCCCTTGTTCCTGGCCGTGGCCCTGGGCACGGGGTTCACCGCCATGGTGGGCCTGGTGGTGGGCCTGTTGCTGCTCAGGGTCAAGGGCACCCCCTTCGCCCTGCTCACCCTGGCCTTCAACGCCCTGGTTTTCGCCATCGCGGTCAAGTGGCACACCGTGACCGGCGGCGACGACGGGCTGAGCATCTCCCCCCCGGCGGTGAACCTGGGGCTGTTCCAGCTGAGCCCCTCCAACCCCATCGACATGTATTACCTGACCGTGGTGGTCATAGGCCTGGCCGTGGCCTACTGCTGGTATTTCACCCGCACCGCCATGGGACAGTCGGTGCTCCTGATCCGGGAAAACGAAGAGCGCATGCGCTTCCTGGGCTACAACACCAACGTGGCCCGTCTCAACCTGTTCATCATCGCCGGCGCCCTGGCCGGCCTGGCCGGTTCCTTTTACGCCGTGTTCAACTCCTTCGTGTCCCAGGACGCAGTGAGCATCGCCATGACCACCAAGGTTTTGCTCATGACCTACATAGGCGGCACGGCCAGCTTCGTGGGGCCAATCGTGGGCGCGGTCTTTTACACCTACGTCCAGGATTTCCTCAGCGACCTGACCGAGAACTGGCCCCTGATCATGGGAGTCCTGTTCATCCTGATGGTGCTGTTCGCGCCGGGCGGGCTCTCGGGTCTGGCCAAAAGCCTGGCCGCCAGGCTGCGCGGAGCCAACAACCACGAGCGAGGACCTGATGAGAACCACTGA
- a CDS encoding branched-chain amino acid ABC transporter permease, which translates to MSEIAVFFLHGLAYAGLLFLVSSGLTLVFGMMNVLNFAHASFYMLGAYFAYSLVQVIGNFWLALIISPLLLMLIGAVIERFLLRKVHVLGHVHELLLTFGIAYIIHEGVKWIWGTSPQAMTITGFLAGTVQFMGITYPVYRLFLFSVAVALGLAMALVLFKTRIGIIVRAAVDDSAMVEALGINVPLVFMGVFAVGAALSGFAGVAAGPLLSVFPGMAESILIDAFVVIVVGGMGSLGGAVLASFIIGQLQSFGVILFPQFSLALIYMLMALVLVVKPEGLFGEKQ; encoded by the coding sequence ATGAGTGAAATCGCGGTCTTTTTCCTGCACGGACTGGCCTACGCCGGGTTGTTGTTCCTGGTTTCCTCCGGGCTCACCTTGGTCTTCGGCATGATGAACGTGCTCAACTTCGCCCACGCGTCTTTCTATATGCTGGGCGCCTATTTCGCCTATTCCCTGGTGCAGGTCATCGGGAACTTCTGGCTGGCCCTGATCATCAGCCCCCTGCTGCTCATGCTCATCGGCGCGGTGATCGAGCGCTTCCTCCTGCGCAAGGTCCACGTGCTGGGGCATGTCCACGAGCTGCTGTTGACCTTCGGCATCGCCTACATCATCCACGAGGGCGTGAAGTGGATCTGGGGCACCAGCCCCCAGGCCATGACCATCACCGGCTTCCTGGCGGGCACGGTCCAATTCATGGGCATCACCTATCCGGTGTACCGCCTGTTCCTCTTTTCGGTGGCCGTGGCCCTGGGCCTGGCCATGGCCCTGGTCCTGTTCAAGACCCGCATCGGCATCATCGTGCGGGCGGCGGTGGACGATAGCGCCATGGTGGAGGCCCTGGGCATCAACGTACCCCTGGTGTTCATGGGGGTGTTCGCGGTGGGGGCCGCGCTTTCGGGCTTCGCCGGAGTGGCAGCCGGCCCCCTGCTCAGCGTTTTCCCCGGCATGGCCGAGTCCATCCTCATCGACGCCTTCGTGGTCATCGTGGTGGGCGGCATGGGCAGTTTGGGGGGCGCGGTGCTGGCCTCGTTCATCATCGGCCAGTTGCAATCCTTCGGGGTGATCCTGTTCCCGCAGTTCTCCCTGGCCCTGATCTACATGCTCATGGCCCTGGTGCTGGTGGTCAAGCCCGAGGGCCTGTTCGGGGAGAAGCAATAA
- a CDS encoding 3-hydroxyacyl-CoA dehydrogenase family protein has product MDRQHKVGVLGAGLMGHGIAQLLARGGCLVTLYDQDQAVLASAPERIRQSFAVLIKLGLVTPEQMERALANITLCQDLAGLCQERDFIIEAVSENLALKQKIFAALEEEAPASCILASNTSTISIQKIAQGLRHPERVLGTHFWNPPHVVPGVEVIKSPATSDEAFAAMCDLLAEVGKKPIKVLKDVPGFIGNRMQHALWREAIQLVERGIASPEDVDDVVRYCFGLRMAFLGPLATADLAGLDLTYEIHKDFLAELDCSPEPSPLLAEKFRAGQLGAKTGQGFHSWPPEKLSALLSQRDEVLVKILQVVLSGEGE; this is encoded by the coding sequence ATGGATAGGCAACACAAGGTCGGGGTGCTGGGCGCGGGTCTCATGGGCCACGGCATCGCCCAGCTGCTGGCCCGGGGAGGCTGCCTGGTCACGCTCTACGACCAGGACCAGGCGGTGCTGGCCTCGGCCCCGGAGCGCATCCGGCAAAGCTTCGCGGTGCTGATCAAGCTGGGCCTGGTAACTCCGGAGCAAATGGAGCGGGCCCTGGCCAACATCACCCTGTGCCAAGACCTGGCCGGGCTGTGCCAAGAGCGCGATTTCATCATCGAGGCGGTGAGCGAAAACCTGGCCCTCAAGCAAAAGATATTCGCGGCCCTGGAAGAAGAGGCCCCGGCGTCCTGCATCCTGGCCAGCAACACCTCCACCATCAGCATCCAAAAGATCGCCCAGGGCCTCCGCCACCCCGAAAGGGTGCTGGGCACCCATTTCTGGAACCCGCCCCATGTGGTGCCCGGGGTGGAGGTGATCAAGTCGCCGGCCACCTCGGACGAGGCCTTCGCGGCCATGTGCGACCTCTTGGCCGAGGTGGGCAAAAAGCCCATCAAGGTGCTCAAGGACGTGCCCGGCTTCATCGGCAACCGTATGCAGCACGCCCTGTGGCGGGAGGCTATCCAGCTGGTGGAGCGCGGCATCGCCAGCCCCGAGGACGTGGACGACGTGGTGCGCTACTGCTTCGGCCTGCGCATGGCCTTCCTGGGGCCCCTGGCCACCGCCGACCTGGCCGGCCTGGATCTGACCTACGAGATCCACAAGGACTTCCTGGCCGAGCTGGACTGCTCGCCGGAGCCCTCTCCCCTGCTGGCCGAAAAGTTCCGCGCCGGCCAGTTGGGCGCCAAGACCGGCCAAGGGTTCCATTCCTGGCCTCCGGAGAAACTCAGCGCGCTCCTGTCCCAGCGCGACGAGGTCCTGGTGAAAATCCTGCAAGTGGTTCTTTCGGGGGAAGGTGAATGA
- a CDS encoding XRE family transcriptional regulator yields the protein MLEEKEIGKNLRGMRKAAGLSLEDLAQKTGLSKGYLSKLENSPKSPPLSTLVVIAKALGATLSELLGESQERISASLVKSAERRPMARNGTSFGYSYETLAHKYPHKRMEPYLLTIPADNPDTAVFRHDGEEMMFVLEGTMHFTHGTDEYLVETGDCIYFDSGIEHYGVAAGDQDVKCLMVIIVP from the coding sequence GTGCTGGAAGAAAAAGAGATAGGGAAAAACCTTCGCGGGATGCGCAAGGCGGCCGGTCTTTCCCTGGAAGACCTGGCCCAGAAAACCGGCCTCAGTAAGGGCTATTTGTCCAAGCTGGAGAACTCCCCCAAATCTCCCCCCCTGTCCACCCTGGTCGTCATCGCCAAGGCCTTGGGAGCCACCCTTTCCGAGCTCCTGGGCGAGAGCCAGGAGAGAATCTCCGCCTCCCTGGTCAAGTCCGCCGAGCGGCGGCCCATGGCCCGCAACGGCACCTCCTTCGGCTACTCCTACGAGACCCTGGCCCACAAGTATCCCCACAAACGCATGGAGCCCTACCTGCTCACCATCCCGGCCGACAATCCCGACACTGCGGTGTTTCGGCACGACGGCGAGGAGATGATGTTCGTTTTGGAGGGGACCATGCATTTCACCCACGGCACCGACGAGTACCTGGTGGAGACCGGCGACTGCATCTACTTCGACTCCGGCATCGAGCATTACGGAGTGGCGGCCGGCGACCAGGACGTCAAATGCCTGATGGTCATCATCGTCCCCTGA
- a CDS encoding TetR/AcrR family transcriptional regulator, which yields MNKPKYIVSETGGRAEKRQRILDAAEEIMSQKGPAETSISEIAVKAGVMDSGIYQFFKGKQDLLFSIPEERLRDVLVQLKDHLTGISDPVSRLRKMIWFHLHFNDAHAGYARLLLLECRSSQDFYDSEAYKLIREYAGILMDILDQGRREKVFRDDVKLTLMRDAVLGALDMESVLQLGSGEVESSEQDFEDLADLCLHMLLPTPAQVSSRGKKRNVIIQAAIQVFAEKGYNKAKISEIAKLAQVADGTVYDYFDSKEDLLLSIPEEHFSRYFQQASDAFEIKDPVRRLKRLIRFHYTSFLQERQFLKVFLLELQLTARFYGSKSFATFKRYFGLVEDVIVQGQEAGVFRPEADSRVFRNLFLGAFSHMALRWLIVRESSDADKMEEIDQATKLLVAAVLQPIKDSAGETPDSSGG from the coding sequence ATGAACAAGCCCAAGTACATAGTTTCCGAAACCGGCGGCAGGGCCGAAAAGCGCCAGCGCATTCTGGACGCCGCCGAGGAGATCATGTCCCAAAAGGGACCCGCCGAAACCTCCATTTCGGAGATCGCCGTCAAGGCCGGCGTGATGGACTCGGGCATTTATCAGTTCTTCAAGGGCAAGCAGGACCTGCTGTTCTCCATTCCCGAGGAGCGTCTGCGCGACGTTTTGGTCCAGCTCAAGGACCACCTGACCGGCATCTCCGACCCGGTGAGCCGCCTTCGCAAGATGATCTGGTTCCACCTGCACTTCAACGACGCCCACGCCGGCTATGCCCGTTTGCTCCTGTTGGAATGCCGCTCTTCCCAAGACTTCTACGACTCGGAGGCCTACAAGCTCATCCGGGAGTACGCCGGCATCCTCATGGACATCCTGGATCAGGGAAGACGGGAAAAGGTCTTCCGCGACGACGTAAAGCTCACCCTCATGCGCGACGCGGTGCTGGGCGCCCTGGACATGGAGAGCGTTCTCCAGCTGGGCAGCGGCGAGGTGGAGAGCAGCGAGCAGGACTTCGAGGACCTCGCGGACCTGTGCCTGCACATGCTCCTGCCCACCCCCGCCCAGGTTTCCAGCCGGGGCAAGAAAAGAAACGTCATCATCCAGGCCGCGATCCAAGTCTTTGCCGAGAAAGGCTACAACAAGGCCAAGATCTCCGAGATCGCCAAGCTGGCCCAGGTGGCCGACGGCACGGTCTACGATTACTTCGACAGCAAGGAAGACCTGCTGCTCTCCATCCCGGAAGAGCATTTTTCGCGCTACTTCCAGCAGGCCTCCGACGCCTTCGAGATCAAGGACCCGGTGCGCCGCCTGAAGCGCCTGATCAGGTTTCACTACACCAGCTTTTTGCAGGAGCGGCAGTTCCTGAAGGTCTTCCTGCTGGAGTTGCAGCTGACCGCGCGCTTCTACGGTTCCAAATCCTTTGCCACCTTCAAGCGCTACTTCGGCCTGGTAGAGGACGTTATCGTCCAAGGCCAGGAAGCCGGCGTGTTCCGGCCGGAAGCGGACTCCCGCGTGTTCCGCAACTTGTTCCTGGGAGCCTTCAGCCACATGGCCCTGCGCTGGCTCATCGTGCGGGAGTCATCAGACGCGGACAAGATGGAAGAGATCGATCAGGCGACCAAGCTTTTGGTGGCGGCCGTTTTGCAGCCGATCAAGGACTCCGCCGGCGAAACGCCGGATTCCTCCGGCGGCTAG
- a CDS encoding long-chain-fatty-acid--CoA ligase encodes MNITLTPIRFLERALTVFPRRTAVVCGGQRWSYAQFGQRVERLSDALVGLGIKPGDRVAFLGYNCHRLLECYFGVPQIGAVLLPLNIRLSPEDLEYIFQDAQPAALLVHPNLVDKVASFVENSSAAGRVFLLEEDENAPAWCGATYDELLEQSAPRPPAEPFTFPFEEDDPAELFYTSGTTGPPKGVLLTHRNLYLHALTAMASMPIYETDVQLHLIPLFHVNGWGVPHYLVGKGGCHVMQKQFDAEGVLRLVQEESVTRFYIVPTMLTAILELPNLGEYDLSSLRDVLIGGAPAPTGMFPRAEEALDCTVHGGFGMSETCPLIALPELPPDLDQETLRHRCHETWGFPLCGVTFKVSGPQGEALPWDGESVGELLVRGDMVMKGYLNKPEDTAESMEGGWYHTGDLVAMGEDGSLYIKDRLKEIIISGGENISSLEIEKVLYSHPDILECAVIGKKDDRWGEVPKAVVMLKPGASLTAKDIVDFTRDNMAHFKALREAEVVQDLPRGGTGKILKQQIKKLYG; translated from the coding sequence ATGAACATCACTCTTACCCCCATACGCTTTTTGGAAAGAGCCCTGACCGTGTTTCCCCGGCGCACCGCCGTGGTCTGCGGGGGCCAAAGATGGAGCTACGCCCAGTTCGGCCAGCGGGTGGAGCGCCTGAGCGACGCCCTGGTGGGCCTGGGCATCAAGCCCGGGGACCGGGTGGCTTTCCTGGGCTACAACTGCCACCGCCTGTTGGAGTGCTACTTCGGCGTGCCCCAGATCGGCGCGGTGCTCCTGCCGCTCAACATCCGGCTGAGCCCCGAGGACCTGGAATACATCTTTCAGGACGCCCAACCGGCCGCCCTGCTGGTGCATCCCAACCTGGTGGACAAGGTGGCCTCCTTTGTGGAGAACAGCAGCGCCGCGGGCCGCGTCTTTTTGCTGGAGGAGGACGAGAACGCTCCCGCCTGGTGCGGGGCCACCTACGACGAGCTGCTGGAGCAATCCGCTCCCCGGCCGCCCGCCGAGCCTTTCACCTTCCCCTTCGAGGAAGACGACCCGGCCGAGCTGTTCTACACCAGCGGCACCACCGGGCCGCCCAAGGGCGTGCTGCTCACCCACCGCAACCTGTATTTGCACGCCCTCACGGCCATGGCCTCCATGCCCATCTACGAGACCGACGTGCAACTCCACCTGATCCCCCTGTTCCATGTCAACGGCTGGGGGGTTCCCCACTACCTGGTGGGCAAGGGCGGCTGCCACGTGATGCAGAAGCAGTTCGACGCCGAGGGCGTGCTGCGCCTGGTTCAGGAAGAAAGCGTCACCCGCTTCTACATCGTGCCCACCATGCTCACCGCCATTCTGGAGCTGCCCAACCTGGGCGAGTACGACCTGAGCAGCCTGCGCGACGTGCTCATCGGCGGGGCTCCGGCCCCCACCGGCATGTTCCCCCGGGCCGAGGAGGCCCTGGACTGTACGGTGCACGGCGGCTTCGGCATGAGCGAGACCTGCCCGCTCATCGCCCTGCCCGAGCTGCCCCCGGACCTGGACCAGGAGACCCTGCGCCACCGCTGCCACGAGACCTGGGGCTTCCCCCTGTGCGGCGTCACCTTCAAGGTCTCCGGCCCCCAGGGCGAGGCGCTGCCCTGGGACGGTGAGTCGGTGGGCGAGCTCTTGGTGCGCGGGGACATGGTGATGAAGGGCTATCTGAACAAGCCCGAGGACACCGCCGAGTCCATGGAGGGCGGCTGGTACCACACCGGCGACCTGGTGGCCATGGGCGAGGACGGCTCGCTCTACATCAAGGACCGGCTCAAGGAGATCATCATCAGCGGAGGGGAGAACATCTCCTCCCTGGAGATCGAAAAGGTGCTCTACTCCCACCCCGACATCCTGGAATGCGCGGTCATCGGCAAAAAGGACGACCGCTGGGGCGAGGTGCCCAAGGCGGTGGTGATGCTCAAGCCCGGGGCCAGCCTGACCGCCAAGGACATCGTGGATTTCACCCGTGATAACATGGCCCACTTCAAGGCGCTCCGGGAGGCCGAAGTGGTCCAGGACCTCCCCCGGGGAGGCACGGGAAAGATACTCAAACAACAGATCAAAAAGCTTTATGGCTAA
- a CDS encoding 3-hydroxyacyl-CoA dehydrogenase family protein has protein sequence MSELKNIGVIGAGMMGAEIALCFALAGCRVELIDQHLEAAQKGKDRLGAVLDKAIAKGRLEAGAKDAALERIAPAGELAPLARAELVIEAVFEDLAVKREIWRGADQVCPPTCLLASNTSSLPITLLAAGLGPERRSRFLGAHFFSPASVMKLVEVIPGLETGEEAVAQMSEACRFIGKTPIRVKDVPGFAVNRLLHAMWIEANRLVEEGVASVEDVDIACKLGLGHPVGPYTLMDLTSNDLNLWVQEILFEAYGERFRPRPVLKQKVNANHLGRKTGRGWHDYSKR, from the coding sequence ATGAGCGAGCTTAAAAACATCGGCGTGATCGGGGCGGGCATGATGGGCGCGGAGATCGCCCTGTGCTTCGCCCTGGCCGGCTGCAGGGTGGAGCTGATCGACCAACACCTGGAGGCCGCCCAAAAGGGCAAGGACCGCCTGGGCGCGGTGTTGGACAAGGCCATCGCCAAGGGCCGCCTGGAGGCCGGGGCCAAGGACGCCGCCCTGGAGCGCATCGCGCCCGCCGGGGAGCTGGCCCCCCTGGCCCGGGCCGAGCTGGTGATCGAGGCGGTGTTCGAAGATCTGGCGGTCAAGAGGGAGATTTGGCGGGGCGCTGACCAGGTATGCCCTCCTACTTGCTTGCTGGCCAGCAACACCTCCTCCCTGCCAATCACCCTCTTGGCCGCCGGCCTCGGCCCGGAGCGGCGCTCCCGCTTCCTGGGGGCCCATTTCTTCTCGCCGGCCTCGGTGATGAAGCTGGTGGAGGTGATCCCCGGCCTGGAGACCGGCGAGGAGGCGGTGGCCCAGATGAGCGAGGCCTGCCGCTTCATCGGCAAGACCCCCATTCGGGTCAAGGACGTGCCCGGCTTCGCGGTCAACCGCCTGCTGCACGCCATGTGGATCGAGGCCAACCGCCTGGTCGAGGAGGGCGTGGCCTCGGTGGAGGACGTGGACATCGCCTGCAAGCTGGGCCTGGGTCATCCCGTGGGCCCCTACACCCTCATGGACCTGACCAGCAACGACCTGAACCTCTGGGTGCAGGAGATTCTCTTCGAGGCCTATGGCGAGCGCTTCCGGCCCCGGCCGGTGCTCAAGCAGAAAGTCAACGCCAACCACCTGGGCCGCAAGACCGGCCGGGGCTGGCACGATTACTCCAAGCGGTAG